From a single Kingella potus genomic region:
- the ccoG gene encoding cytochrome c oxidase accessory protein CcoG — translation MADPEKADVESAAPQEQPAAQAGKTAAKAAPAAKAKPAGKPKEQVIRLYEASKRIHPKKAEGRFAKLRIAAIAATQFVFYCIPWFNWSGRQAVLFDIPNRHFFIFSLSFGMADLIYLALLLIISAFGLFWWTTVAGRLWCGYACPQTVYTEIMLWIDHFVEGDRNKRMKLEKEPWNFRKIRIKLTKYLIIFAVCAWTGITFAGWFTPIREFVPAVFTMQAGGGALFAAAFYGFATWLFAHQMREQVCKHMCPYARFQSAMFDPDTLIISYDTERGEPRGARKKNTVRGETDLGDCINCTMCVQVCPVGIDIRDGLQYECIGCAACIDACDDIMDKMGYPRGLIRYTTENVLEHKYSDGDIRKQIMRPRVIGYGAVLCVAVIAFFIGVSTRQTLRVDIIKDRGVMVRENSKGWLENAYNLRIINNSEKPQTVTAAVAGFDDIKLTGLPESGIRIGSRETITVPVQVSTIPEYADKGSHPIEFTFTYREEGRDTGRTITEKSNFIGE, via the coding sequence ATGGCCGACCCAGAAAAAGCCGATGTAGAAAGTGCCGCGCCGCAGGAGCAGCCTGCCGCGCAGGCGGGAAAAACTGCCGCAAAAGCCGCACCTGCCGCAAAAGCGAAACCGGCCGGCAAGCCGAAAGAACAGGTCATCAGGCTCTACGAAGCAAGCAAACGCATCCATCCGAAAAAGGCCGAAGGCCGCTTTGCCAAGCTGCGGATTGCCGCCATCGCCGCCACCCAGTTTGTTTTCTACTGCATCCCGTGGTTCAACTGGTCGGGACGGCAGGCCGTTTTGTTCGACATTCCCAACCGCCATTTCTTCATTTTCAGCCTGTCTTTCGGCATGGCGGATCTGATTTACCTCGCCCTGCTGCTGATTATCAGCGCGTTCGGCCTGTTTTGGTGGACCACCGTTGCCGGACGTTTGTGGTGCGGCTACGCCTGCCCGCAAACGGTGTATACCGAAATCATGCTGTGGATCGACCACTTCGTAGAAGGCGACCGCAACAAACGCATGAAGCTCGAAAAAGAGCCGTGGAATTTCCGCAAAATCCGCATCAAACTTACCAAATATCTGATTATATTTGCCGTTTGCGCATGGACGGGCATCACATTTGCCGGCTGGTTCACACCCATCCGCGAATTTGTTCCCGCCGTATTCACCATGCAGGCCGGCGGCGGCGCACTTTTCGCGGCGGCGTTTTACGGCTTTGCAACTTGGCTGTTTGCCCATCAGATGCGCGAGCAGGTATGCAAACACATGTGTCCCTACGCCCGCTTCCAAAGCGCGATGTTCGACCCCGACACCCTGATTATTTCCTATGACACCGAACGCGGCGAACCGCGCGGCGCACGCAAAAAAAACACCGTGCGCGGCGAAACCGACCTCGGCGACTGTATCAACTGCACCATGTGCGTCCAAGTCTGCCCCGTAGGCATCGACATCCGCGACGGCCTGCAATACGAATGTATCGGCTGCGCCGCCTGTATCGACGCGTGCGACGACATCATGGACAAAATGGGCTATCCGCGCGGCCTGATCCGCTACACCACCGAAAACGTCCTCGAACACAAATACTCCGACGGCGACATCAGAAAACAAATCATGCGCCCGCGCGTCATCGGCTACGGCGCAGTATTGTGTGTTGCCGTGATCGCTTTCTTCATCGGCGTGTCCACCCGACAAACCCTGCGTGTGGACATCATCAAAGACCGTGGCGTAATGGTGCGCGAAAACAGCAAAGGCTGGCTGGAAAACGCCTACAACCTGCGCATCATCAACAACAGCGAAAAACCGCAAACCGTAACCGCCGCCGTTGCCGGATTCGACGACATCAAGCTGACCGGCCTGCCCGAAAGCGGCATACGGATCGGCAGCAGGGAAACCATTACCGTCCCCGTCCAAGTGTCCACCATCCCCGAATATGCCGACAAAGGCAGCCACCCCATCGAATTTACCTTTACCTACCGCGAAGAAGGCCGCGACACCGGCCGCACCATCACCGAAAAATCCAACTTCATCGGAGAATAA
- a CDS encoding FixH family protein has translation MTDRQQSKVWYKEPWPWLLMSGPLIVVVAAFVTLWLAATNNSDLVSDDYYKDGKHIDLDIKRDTAAVDRGIAAQLLISPDGSAVRVYVSGRFDDKVPLRLTLMHPAKKEFDQSIMLQSSSAPKSGDKTEYTGRFAQLPPSKHWYVRLEDSAHIWRVENKWIVGQGGAVSLNPMKNLSEAAGKK, from the coding sequence ATGACAGACAGGCAGCAATCGAAAGTCTGGTACAAAGAACCCTGGCCCTGGCTGCTCATGTCCGGCCCGCTCATCGTTGTGGTTGCCGCCTTTGTTACCCTTTGGCTCGCCGCCACCAACAATTCCGACTTAGTCAGCGACGACTACTACAAAGACGGCAAACACATCGATCTCGACATCAAACGCGACACCGCCGCCGTCGATCGCGGCATCGCCGCCCAGCTTCTCATCAGCCCCGACGGCAGCGCGGTACGCGTTTACGTTTCAGGGCGTTTCGACGACAAAGTACCGCTGCGGCTGACCCTCATGCATCCGGCGAAAAAAGAGTTCGACCAAAGCATCATGCTGCAAAGCAGCTCCGCCCCGAAATCAGGCGACAAAACCGAATACACCGGCCGCTTCGCCCAGCTCCCTCCCTCCAAACACTGGTATGTACGCCTCGAAGACAGCGCACACATCTGGCGCGTAGAAAACAAATGGATTGTCGGCCAAGGCGGCGCGGTCAGCCTCAATCCGATGAAAAACCTCTCCGAAGCCGCAGGCAAAAAATAA
- the hemA gene encoding glutamyl-tRNA reductase encodes MQLTVIGLNHQTAPLGIREKLAFPADALSEAVNSLLDSGAAGEAVILSTCNRTELYCVGEPAAVTEWLAASRSVSAAELRPYLYAYGCTDTVRHAFRVACGLDSMVLGEPQILGQIKDAVQAAQEQNTVGTWLNALFQKTFSVAKEIRSGTAVGEHSVSMAAAAVKMAEQIFPSVGKLNVLFVGAGEMIELVATYFAAENPRLMTVANRTLARAEELCGKLGINAEPCLLSDIPDILHRYDVVISSTASPLPIIGKGMAERALRQRGQMPVFMLDLAVPRDIEAEIAGLDDVYLYTVDDMADVVQSGREARQKAAAEAEVMVEQKVAEFLEWQKSRENVPLIRALRDEGERARRHVLENAMKQLAKGASPEEVLERLSVQLTNKLLHSPTHTLSKAGGRDSGLVEAVAQIYHLSHPPQKP; translated from the coding sequence ATGCAGCTTACCGTTATCGGACTGAACCACCAAACCGCGCCGCTCGGCATCCGCGAAAAGCTCGCCTTTCCCGCCGATGCGCTGTCCGAAGCGGTCAACAGCCTGCTCGATAGCGGCGCGGCCGGCGAAGCCGTCATTCTTTCCACCTGCAACCGCACCGAGCTTTACTGCGTCGGCGAACCCGCCGCCGTTACCGAATGGCTCGCTGCCTCCCGTTCCGTTTCCGCAGCAGAACTCCGCCCCTATCTTTACGCCTACGGCTGCACCGATACCGTGCGCCATGCTTTCCGCGTGGCCTGCGGGCTGGACAGCATGGTTTTGGGCGAGCCGCAGATTCTCGGCCAAATCAAAGACGCGGTACAGGCCGCTCAAGAGCAGAATACTGTCGGCACATGGCTCAATGCCCTGTTTCAGAAAACTTTTTCCGTTGCCAAAGAAATCCGCAGCGGCACAGCTGTGGGCGAGCATTCCGTTTCTATGGCCGCGGCTGCGGTGAAGATGGCGGAGCAGATTTTTCCTTCCGTCGGCAAGCTCAACGTTCTTTTTGTCGGTGCGGGGGAAATGATTGAGCTTGTGGCCACTTATTTTGCCGCCGAAAATCCGCGTCTGATGACTGTTGCCAACCGCACCCTTGCCCGCGCCGAGGAGTTGTGCGGCAAGCTCGGCATCAACGCCGAGCCCTGCCTGCTGTCTGACATTCCCGACATTCTCCACCGCTACGACGTTGTAATTTCCTCCACTGCCAGCCCGCTGCCGATTATCGGTAAAGGCATGGCCGAACGCGCCCTCAGACAGCGCGGGCAGATGCCTGTTTTTATGCTTGATTTGGCCGTTCCGCGCGACATCGAAGCCGAAATTGCCGGATTGGACGACGTATACCTTTATACGGTGGACGATATGGCCGACGTGGTGCAGAGCGGACGGGAAGCGCGGCAGAAGGCGGCGGCCGAAGCTGAAGTGATGGTGGAGCAGAAAGTGGCCGAGTTTCTCGAATGGCAGAAAAGCCGTGAAAACGTCCCGCTTATCCGCGCCCTGCGCGACGAAGGCGAACGCGCCCGCCGCCACGTTTTGGAAAACGCGATGAAGCAGCTTGCCAAAGGCGCGTCGCCCGAAGAAGTGCTCGAACGCCTTTCCGTGCAGCTCACCAACAAGCTGCTGCATTCCCCCACGCACACGCTGTCCAAAGCCGGCGGCAGGGACAGCGGCCTGGTGGAAGCCGTGGCGCAGATTTACCATCTCAGCCATCCGCCGCAGAAACCCTGA
- a CDS encoding CTP synthase encodes MTKFIFVTGGVVSSLGKGIAAASIAAILESRGLNVTMLKLDPYINVDPGTMSPFQHGEVFVTDDGAETDLDLGHYERFINATLTRRNSFSAGQVYENVIMKERRGDYLGGTVQVIPHITDEIKRRIHEGAAGYDVAIVEIGGTVGDIESLPFLEAIRQMRSQLGRSNTLFVHLSYVPYIAAAGEIKTKPTQHSVKELREIGIQPDVLICRMDRILPEDERRKIALFCNVEERAVVGSYDAESIYEIPEMLHNQGIDAIITEQLQLNVQQADLTAWKKIVHAIKNPKHTVKIAMVGKYVDLTESYKSLIEALKHAGIHTETDVQITFVDSESIEKNGGDVSVLKSMDAILVPGGFGSRGVEGKIAAVRYARENKVPYLGICLGMQIALIEYARDVAGLKGANSTEFDLKAADPVVALIDEWQTADGKVETRDESADLGGTMRLGAQEVELKPGSLAARIYGSERIRERHRHRYEVNNNYVSALEKAGLTIGGVSGGRERLVETVELPQSEHPWFFACQFHPEFTSNPRKGHPLFTAYIKAALNNRK; translated from the coding sequence ATGACTAAATTTATCTTCGTAACCGGCGGCGTGGTCTCTTCGTTAGGAAAAGGCATCGCCGCCGCTTCCATTGCCGCCATCCTCGAATCGCGCGGCTTGAATGTAACCATGCTCAAGCTCGACCCGTATATCAACGTCGATCCCGGCACCATGAGCCCGTTTCAGCACGGCGAAGTGTTCGTAACCGACGACGGCGCGGAAACCGACCTCGATTTGGGACACTATGAGCGGTTTATCAACGCCACGCTCACCCGACGCAACAGCTTCTCCGCCGGACAGGTGTACGAAAACGTTATCATGAAAGAGCGTCGCGGCGACTATCTGGGCGGCACGGTGCAAGTGATTCCGCACATCACCGACGAAATCAAACGCCGCATCCATGAAGGCGCGGCGGGCTATGATGTGGCCATTGTCGAAATCGGCGGCACAGTGGGCGACATCGAATCGCTGCCGTTTCTCGAAGCCATCCGCCAAATGCGCAGCCAGCTCGGCCGCAGTAACACGCTGTTTGTGCATTTGAGCTACGTTCCCTACATCGCCGCCGCAGGCGAAATCAAAACCAAGCCCACCCAGCATTCAGTTAAAGAACTGCGCGAAATCGGCATCCAGCCCGACGTACTCATCTGCCGCATGGACAGAATCCTGCCCGAAGACGAGCGCCGCAAAATCGCGCTGTTTTGCAACGTGGAAGAGCGTGCCGTGGTCGGCAGCTACGATGCGGAGAGCATTTACGAAATTCCCGAAATGCTGCACAACCAGGGCATCGACGCGATTATTACCGAGCAGCTCCAGCTTAACGTACAGCAGGCCGATTTGACCGCGTGGAAAAAAATCGTCCACGCCATCAAAAACCCGAAGCACACCGTCAAAATCGCCATGGTCGGCAAATATGTGGACTTGACCGAGTCTTACAAATCGCTGATTGAAGCGCTCAAACACGCCGGCATCCACACCGAAACCGACGTTCAGATTACTTTTGTCGACAGCGAAAGCATCGAAAAAAACGGCGGCGACGTATCCGTACTCAAAAGCATGGACGCGATTCTCGTTCCCGGCGGCTTCGGCTCACGCGGCGTAGAAGGAAAAATCGCCGCCGTGCGCTATGCGCGTGAAAACAAAGTGCCGTATCTGGGCATCTGCCTCGGAATGCAGATTGCGCTCATCGAATACGCCCGCGATGTAGCGGGACTTAAAGGCGCCAACTCCACTGAGTTTGACCTCAAAGCGGCCGACCCCGTTGTCGCGCTGATTGACGAATGGCAAACCGCCGACGGTAAAGTCGAAACGCGCGACGAATCGGCCGATTTGGGCGGCACCATGCGACTGGGCGCACAGGAAGTAGAGCTCAAACCGGGCAGCCTCGCCGCCCGCATCTACGGCTCGGAACGTATCCGCGAGCGCCACCGCCACCGCTACGAAGTCAACAACAATTATGTATCGGCTTTGGAAAAAGCCGGCCTTACCATTGGCGGCGTTTCCGGCGGCCGCGAGCGTTTGGTTGAAACCGTCGAACTGCCGCAGAGCGAGCATCCGTGGTTTTTTGCCTGCCAGTTCCACCCCGAATTTACCTCCAACCCGCGCAAAGGCCACCCGCTGTTTACCGCCTACATCAAAGCGGCATTGAATAACCGTAAATAG
- a CDS encoding methylated-DNA--[protein]-cysteine S-methyltransferase, producing the protein MPVIQTRIFPSPLGKIIACATEQGLCLLEFVGSKRIEREQQELQRLLKRPIAVGGNVHLQQAEAELNEYFSGSRIQFGVALHTPGTPFQTAVWQALQAIPYGKTVSYREQAERIGKPAAVRAVAHANGANRVSVIIPCHRVIGADGSLTGYGGGLQRKQWLLAHERGDAPDNKDLFGESLF; encoded by the coding sequence ATGCCAGTTATCCAAACCCGCATCTTCCCCAGCCCTTTGGGCAAAATCATCGCCTGCGCCACCGAACAGGGATTGTGTTTGCTGGAATTTGTCGGCAGCAAACGCATAGAGCGCGAACAGCAGGAGCTGCAACGTTTGCTGAAGCGTCCCATCGCGGTGGGCGGCAACGTCCACCTGCAACAGGCCGAAGCCGAGTTAAACGAATATTTTTCAGGCAGCCGCATACAATTCGGGGTTGCCCTGCACACCCCGGGCACACCGTTTCAGACGGCCGTATGGCAGGCACTGCAAGCCATCCCCTACGGCAAGACCGTCAGTTATCGGGAGCAGGCCGAACGCATCGGCAAACCCGCCGCCGTCCGCGCGGTTGCCCATGCCAACGGTGCAAACCGCGTTTCCGTCATCATTCCCTGCCACCGCGTCATCGGCGCAGACGGCAGCCTCACAGGCTACGGCGGCGGTTTGCAGCGCAAACAATGGCTGCTCGCCCACGAGCGCGGCGATGCGCCCGATAACAAAGATTTGTTTGGCGAAAGTCTGTTTTGA
- a CDS encoding DUF4184 family protein, whose amino-acid sequence MPFTLAHPFVVLPFYRCRFLHFPALVFGAMSPDFLYFLCGRPVAGGHDWAALWYLDVPLAALFYGVYRHTAAYALRLYLPACLNAAYPPPHRFARSWQNAAVFVLSAALGAATHILLDGFTHPQGWFVVRLDVLRMSVGMLPLFKWLQYGGGVFGLAAIAWFQMKMAQRCGRQNMASARQKRLFWTAAAAGVFLLLCVWQILLPVGRNAAAIWVIRLVDGFALVLLAAGCFCRIRIK is encoded by the coding sequence ATGCCTTTTACCCTTGCCCATCCTTTTGTCGTGCTGCCGTTTTACCGCTGCCGCTTTCTGCATTTTCCCGCGCTGGTGTTCGGCGCGATGTCGCCTGATTTTCTGTATTTCCTCTGCGGCCGGCCGGTGGCGGGCGGGCATGACTGGGCGGCTTTGTGGTATCTCGATGTGCCGCTGGCCGCGCTGTTTTACGGCGTGTACCGCCACACGGCGGCATACGCGCTGCGGCTGTATCTGCCGGCCTGTTTGAACGCGGCTTATCCGCCGCCGCACCGCTTTGCCCGCAGTTGGCAGAATGCCGCTGTGTTTGTTTTGTCTGCGGCTTTGGGGGCGGCAACGCATATTCTGCTCGACGGCTTTACCCATCCGCAGGGTTGGTTTGTCGTGCGGCTGGATGTGCTGCGGATGTCCGTTGGTATGCTGCCGCTGTTCAAATGGCTGCAATACGGCGGCGGGGTGTTCGGCTTGGCGGCAATCGCTTGGTTTCAAATGAAAATGGCGCAAAGGTGTGGGCGGCAGAATATGGCATCGGCGCGGCAGAAGCGGCTTTTTTGGACGGCGGCTGCGGCAGGGGTGTTCCTGCTGCTGTGTGTTTGGCAGATTCTGTTGCCCGTCGGGCGGAATGCTGCTGCGATTTGGGTTATCCGTTTGGTGGATGGGTTTGCGCTGGTGTTACTTGCAGCGGGTTGTTTTTGCCGTATCCGTATTAAATAA